A genomic window from Cytobacillus suaedae includes:
- a CDS encoding tetratricopeptide repeat protein has protein sequence MTDKNKLGIQYMQEGKYEEAAKSFSEAIEENPNEALTYINFGNLLSAVGEFDRALKFFDKALEINPDVATAYYGAGTIHYNDENYPEARKMFETAMRKGLDTSDTYFMLGMTILQLDQPKLALPYFQRAVELNEEDTEARFQYGLCLAGQAMIDEAIEQFLNVIEADSEHTDAYYNLGVAYAGYKNDATKSLEMFEKALSIQPDHLLAGHGKKLVEESLKN, from the coding sequence ATGACAGATAAAAATAAATTAGGTATTCAGTATATGCAAGAAGGAAAATACGAAGAAGCTGCAAAAAGTTTTTCAGAGGCGATTGAAGAAAACCCAAATGAAGCCCTTACATATATCAATTTTGGGAATTTATTATCTGCGGTTGGAGAATTTGACAGGGCATTAAAGTTTTTTGACAAAGCTCTAGAGATAAATCCAGATGTTGCTACTGCCTATTATGGAGCGGGAACGATTCACTATAATGATGAAAACTATCCAGAAGCGAGAAAAATGTTCGAAACAGCAATGAGAAAAGGACTTGATACATCCGATACTTACTTTATGTTAGGAATGACCATCTTACAGTTAGACCAGCCAAAACTTGCTTTACCATATTTTCAGCGTGCTGTTGAACTGAACGAAGAAGACACTGAAGCACGCTTTCAATATGGTCTCTGCTTAGCAGGGCAAGCAATGATTGACGAAGCTATTGAACAGTTTCTAAACGTCATTGAAGCAGATTCAGAACACACCGATGCTTACTATAACCTAGGTGTAGCTTATGCAGGATACAAAAATGACGCTACTAAATCACTTGAGATGTTTGAAAAGGCATTATCAATTCAACCTGACCACCTACTAGCTGGCCACGGGAAGAAGTTAGTAGAGGAATCGCTAAAAAATTAA
- the mnmA gene encoding tRNA 2-thiouridine(34) synthase MnmA, producing the protein MNKAPKDTRVVIGMSGGVDSSVAALLLKEQGYDVIGIFMKNWDDTDENGVCTATEDYNDVIRVCNQIGIPYYAVNFEKQYWEKVFTYFLDEYKAGRTPNPDVMCNKEIKFKAFLDHALTLGADYLATGHYARVEYRDGEYKMLRGIDENKDQTYFLNQLGQDQLSKVLFPIGNIEKSKVRELAHEANLATASKKDSTGICFIGERNFKEFLSNYLPAQPGTMETLSGEVKGKHDGLMYYTIGQRHGLGIGGSGDPWFVVGKNLEKNILYVDQGFENDLLYSDSILATNISWVSDKKPDKEMICTAKFRYRQPDNKVTVQVIDDNNVKIIFDEPIRAVTPGQAVVFYDGEECLGGGTIDDVFKNNEKLWYV; encoded by the coding sequence ATGAATAAAGCACCTAAAGATACACGTGTTGTAATTGGAATGTCTGGAGGAGTAGATTCTTCTGTTGCAGCTCTATTACTAAAAGAGCAGGGTTATGATGTGATTGGAATCTTCATGAAAAACTGGGATGATACGGACGAAAATGGTGTATGTACAGCTACCGAAGATTACAATGATGTTATCAGAGTTTGTAATCAAATTGGCATACCGTATTATGCTGTTAATTTTGAAAAGCAGTATTGGGAAAAAGTGTTCACCTACTTTTTGGATGAATACAAAGCAGGGCGGACCCCAAATCCAGATGTTATGTGTAATAAAGAAATTAAGTTTAAAGCGTTTTTAGACCACGCTCTTACCCTAGGTGCTGATTATTTAGCTACAGGACATTATGCGCGAGTGGAATATCGTGATGGTGAGTATAAGATGCTCCGAGGAATAGATGAAAACAAAGACCAAACCTATTTCCTAAATCAATTGGGACAAGATCAGTTATCTAAGGTGCTCTTCCCAATTGGTAACATTGAAAAGTCAAAGGTTAGAGAACTAGCACATGAGGCAAACCTTGCAACTGCCTCCAAAAAAGACAGCACTGGCATATGTTTTATAGGAGAGCGCAATTTCAAAGAGTTTTTAAGCAATTATTTACCTGCTCAACCTGGAACAATGGAAACGCTAAGTGGAGAAGTTAAAGGAAAACATGATGGTCTTATGTATTACACAATTGGCCAACGTCATGGATTAGGTATTGGTGGCAGTGGCGATCCTTGGTTTGTAGTTGGAAAAAACCTTGAGAAGAATATTCTTTATGTAGATCAGGGATTTGAAAATGATTTACTTTATTCAGATTCAATACTTGCAACTAACATTAGCTGGGTTTCAGATAAAAAACCAGACAAAGAAATGATTTGCACAGCCAAGTTTAGATATCGTCAGCCAGATAACAAAGTAACTGTTCAGGTAATCGATGACAATAATGTTAAAATTATTTTTGATGAACCTATTCGGGCAGTCACACCAGGCCAAGCAGTCGTATTTTATGATGGTGAAGAATGTCTTGGTGGCGGTACTATTGATGATGTGTTCAAGAACAATGAAAAACTTTGGTATGTATAA
- a CDS encoding cysteine desulfurase, translating to MNRIYLDHAATSPMHPDVVDKMLPYMTEVFGNPSSIHHFGRQSRHALDEARQSIADTINAKASEIIFTSGGTEADNLGIIGVALANREKGNHIITTAIEHHAVLHSCKYLESLGFEITYLQVDEKGHVSLEEFKLALRENTILVSIMFGNNEVGSIQPIREIGSIVAEHQAYLHTDAVQAFGVVPINVNELQIDLLSVSGHKINGPKGTGFLYSREGSRILPNLYGGEQERKRRAGTENVPGIVGLSYAVVLAAESLDKKKLEYIEFKYKFVEVLKQQEIEFSVNGQLDDGLPHILNIYFPGTNVESMLVNLDLAGISASSGSACTAGSIDPSHVLVAMYGKTSDRVASSIRFSFGYGNTLEQVERTAIETGRIVKRLIK from the coding sequence ATGAATAGAATTTATCTTGATCATGCAGCTACTTCACCAATGCACCCTGATGTAGTAGATAAAATGTTACCGTATATGACAGAAGTTTTTGGAAATCCGTCAAGTATACATCATTTTGGTCGACAAAGTAGACATGCTTTAGATGAAGCAAGACAATCAATTGCTGATACTATTAATGCAAAAGCTTCAGAAATTATTTTCACAAGCGGTGGTACAGAAGCAGATAATCTCGGAATAATTGGAGTAGCTTTAGCCAATAGGGAAAAAGGAAATCATATTATAACAACTGCAATAGAACACCATGCTGTTCTCCATTCATGTAAATATCTAGAGTCATTGGGATTTGAGATAACGTATTTACAAGTAGATGAAAAGGGACATGTTTCATTAGAAGAGTTTAAATTGGCTTTAAGGGAAAATACCATCCTAGTATCCATCATGTTTGGTAACAACGAGGTAGGATCAATACAGCCAATCAGGGAAATAGGAAGTATCGTAGCCGAACATCAAGCCTATCTACATACAGATGCTGTACAAGCCTTTGGTGTAGTACCCATTAACGTGAATGAACTTCAAATAGACCTCCTTTCAGTTTCTGGTCATAAAATTAATGGACCTAAAGGAACTGGATTCCTATATTCAAGAGAGGGTAGCAGGATACTACCTAATCTCTATGGTGGGGAGCAAGAGAGAAAGCGACGTGCAGGAACAGAAAATGTGCCAGGGATAGTCGGCTTATCATACGCAGTGGTGCTTGCTGCCGAGAGTCTAGACAAGAAAAAACTTGAATATATAGAGTTTAAATATAAATTTGTTGAGGTACTAAAACAACAAGAAATTGAGTTCAGTGTAAATGGACAATTGGATGATGGGCTACCACATATACTAAATATCTATTTTCCTGGCACAAATGTGGAGTCAATGCTTGTTAATCTAGATTTAGCAGGAATTTCAGCATCAAGTGGTTCCGCCTGTACTGCAGGATCAATTGATCCTTCACATGTATTAGTAGCCATGTACGGTAAAACATCAGATCGCGTAGCTTCCTCTATACGATTTAGCTTTGGTTACGGAAATACCTTAGAACAAGTAGAACGAACAGCAATAGAAACAGGACGAATCGTGAAAAGATTGATAAAGTAA
- a CDS encoding Rrf2 family transcriptional regulator — protein MKISTKGRYGLTIMIELAKKYGEGPTSLKSIAQAHDLSEHYLEQLIAPLRNARLVKSIRGAYGGYILADEPAKITAGDIIRVLEGPISPVEVLEDEEPAKRELWIRIRDAVKEVLDNTTLEDLASYSDGDQESYMFYI, from the coding sequence ATGAAGATTTCAACAAAAGGTAGATATGGACTTACAATTATGATTGAGTTAGCTAAAAAATATGGTGAGGGACCTACTTCACTAAAGTCAATTGCCCAAGCTCATGATCTTTCTGAACACTATTTAGAACAACTGATAGCTCCATTACGCAATGCAAGATTAGTGAAAAGTATCCGTGGAGCTTATGGAGGATATATTTTGGCTGATGAACCCGCAAAAATAACTGCAGGTGATATTATCCGTGTGCTAGAAGGACCTATTAGTCCTGTAGAAGTATTAGAAGATGAGGAGCCTGCTAAACGAGAATTGTGGATACGAATTAGAGATGCAGTAAAAGAGGTATTAGATAATACAACCCTTGAGGATCTAGCAAGCTACAGTGATGGGGACCAAGAATCGTATATGTTCTATATTTAA
- a CDS encoding YitT family protein, with product MSLKGHHRVNKLCMKWTIYFTGLLIMALGIVLIIKADLGASPWDVLHIGLFKQFGFTIGTWSILVGVIILGISSIMLKALPQLGAFLNMLTVGLFIDMYMAIPLLVTPNAIFAKMFMLLMGILVSGYGIGIYISSRCGAGPRDSLMIALTEKTGMKVQYIRGIMEIIVLSIGWLLGGPVFIGTVIFTFTIGIVVGYTLPRCQLIADNLMKKGSKQPEPVIHFDHFSNSN from the coding sequence ATGAGTTTGAAAGGACACCATAGAGTAAACAAATTATGTATGAAATGGACAATTTACTTTACAGGTTTATTAATTATGGCCTTAGGAATTGTTTTAATTATAAAAGCTGATTTAGGGGCATCACCATGGGATGTTTTACACATTGGGTTATTTAAGCAATTTGGATTTACAATCGGAACATGGTCAATCCTTGTAGGGGTTATTATATTAGGAATTTCGTCTATTATGCTAAAGGCATTACCTCAGTTGGGGGCATTTTTAAATATGCTAACCGTTGGATTATTTATTGATATGTACATGGCAATACCTCTTCTTGTAACACCAAACGCAATATTTGCAAAAATGTTCATGCTATTAATGGGCATTCTTGTATCTGGATACGGGATAGGAATATATATATCATCAAGATGTGGGGCCGGGCCCAGAGATAGTCTCATGATCGCATTAACTGAGAAAACAGGTATGAAAGTGCAATATATTAGAGGAATTATGGAAATCATTGTTTTATCAATAGGTTGGTTACTTGGAGGACCTGTCTTTATTGGGACGGTTATCTTTACTTTTACGATAGGAATTGTAGTTGGTTATACATTGCCAAGATGTCAATTGATTGCAGATAACCTAATGAAAAAAGGATCAAAGCAACCTGAGCCAGTGATTCATTTTGACCATTTTAGTAACAGTAATTAG